In the Rattus rattus isolate New Zealand chromosome 18, Rrattus_CSIRO_v1, whole genome shotgun sequence genome, one interval contains:
- the LOC116887410 gene encoding RT1 class I histocompatibility antigen, AA alpha chain-like isoform X6: MGVTAPPLLLLLLAAALARTQTRAGSHSLRYFKTAVSRPGLGEPRFMEVGYVDDTEFVRFDSDAENPRYEPRARWMEQQGPEYWERETQGAKEKEQTFRVNLRTLLGYYNQSEGDSHTLQLMFGCDVGSDGRLLRGYDQFAYDGRDYIALNEDLKTWAAPDVAAQMTRNKWERARYAEKRRANLEGECVESLRRYLELGKETLLRSDPPKAHVTLHSRPEGDVTLRCWALGFYPADITLTWQLNGEDLIQDMELVETRPAGDGTFQKWASVVVPLGKEQNYTCLVEHEGLPEPLTLRWEPPSSTDSNMEFNVIYVVLGAVSVVAIIGAVIIGAVLAVVRKRNTGGKGDYTPAPA, encoded by the exons ATGGGGGTGACTGCGCCGCccttgctgctcctgctgctggcgGCCGCCTTGGCCCGGACCCAAACCCGCGCGG GCTCACACTCGCTGCGGTATTTCAAAACCGCCGTGTCCCGGCCCGGCCTCGGGGAGCCCCGGTTCATGGAAGTCGGCTATGTGGACGACACGGAGTTCGTGCGCTTCGACAGTGACGCGGAGAATCCGAGATATGAGCCGCGGGCCCGGTGGATGGAGCAGCAGGGGCCTGAGTATTGGGAGCGGGAGACGCAGGGAGCCAAGGAAAAGGAGCAGACTTTCCGAGTGAACCTGAGGACCCTGCTTGGTTACTACAACCAGAGCGAGGGCG ACTCTCACACACTCCAGTTGATGTTTGGCTGTGACGTGGGGTCGGACGGGAGGCTCCTCCGCGGGTATGATCAGTTCGCCTACGACGGCCGCGATTACATCGCCCTGAACGAAGACCTGAAAACGTGGGCGGCGCCGGACGTGGCGGCGCAGATGACCCGAAACAAGTGGGAGCGGGCTCGTTATGCAGAGAAACGCAGGGCCAATCTGGAAGGAGAGTGTGTGGAGTCGCTCCGCAGATACCTGGAACTCGGGAAGGAGACGCTGCTGCGCTCAG ATCCCCCAAAGGCACATGTGACCCTTCACTCCAGACCTGAAGGTGATGTcaccctgaggtgctgggccctgggcttctaCCCTGCTGACATCACCCTGACCTGGCAGTTGAATGGGGAGGACCTGATCCAGGACATGGAGCTTGTGGAGACCAGGCCTGCAGgggatggaaccttccagaagtgggcatctgtgGTGGTGCCTCTTGGGAAGGAGCAGAATTACACATGCCTTGTGGAGCATGAGGGGCTGCCTGAGCCTCTCACTTTGAGATGGG AGCCTCCTTCATCCACTGACTCCAACATGGAATTCAATGTCATTTATGTTGTCCTTGGAGCCGTCTCTGTTGTGGCCATCATTGGAGCTGTGATCATTGGAGCTGTGTTGGCTGTTGTGAGGAAGAGAAACACAG GTGGGAAAGGAGACTACACCCCTGCTCCAG
- the LOC116887410 gene encoding RT1 class I histocompatibility antigen, AA alpha chain-like isoform X3, producing the protein MGVTAPPLLLLLLAAALARTQTRAGSHSLRYFKTAVSRPGLGEPRFMEVGYVDDTEFVRFDSDAENPRYEPRARWMEQQGPEYWERETQGAKEKEQTFRVNLRTLLGYYNQSEGDSHTLQLMFGCDVGSDGRLLRGYDQFAYDGRDYIALNEDLKTWAAPDVAAQMTRNKWERARYAEKRRANLEGECVESLRRYLELGKETLLRSDPPKAHVTLHSRPEGDVTLRCWALGFYPADITLTWQLNGEDLIQDMELVETRPAGDGTFQKWASVVVPLGKEQNYTCLVEHEGLPEPLTLRWEPPSSTDSNMEFNVIYVVLGAVSVVAIIGAVIIGAVLAVVRKRNTGGKGDYTPAPVMVCDSRSLA; encoded by the exons ATGGGGGTGACTGCGCCGCccttgctgctcctgctgctggcgGCCGCCTTGGCCCGGACCCAAACCCGCGCGG GCTCACACTCGCTGCGGTATTTCAAAACCGCCGTGTCCCGGCCCGGCCTCGGGGAGCCCCGGTTCATGGAAGTCGGCTATGTGGACGACACGGAGTTCGTGCGCTTCGACAGTGACGCGGAGAATCCGAGATATGAGCCGCGGGCCCGGTGGATGGAGCAGCAGGGGCCTGAGTATTGGGAGCGGGAGACGCAGGGAGCCAAGGAAAAGGAGCAGACTTTCCGAGTGAACCTGAGGACCCTGCTTGGTTACTACAACCAGAGCGAGGGCG ACTCTCACACACTCCAGTTGATGTTTGGCTGTGACGTGGGGTCGGACGGGAGGCTCCTCCGCGGGTATGATCAGTTCGCCTACGACGGCCGCGATTACATCGCCCTGAACGAAGACCTGAAAACGTGGGCGGCGCCGGACGTGGCGGCGCAGATGACCCGAAACAAGTGGGAGCGGGCTCGTTATGCAGAGAAACGCAGGGCCAATCTGGAAGGAGAGTGTGTGGAGTCGCTCCGCAGATACCTGGAACTCGGGAAGGAGACGCTGCTGCGCTCAG ATCCCCCAAAGGCACATGTGACCCTTCACTCCAGACCTGAAGGTGATGTcaccctgaggtgctgggccctgggcttctaCCCTGCTGACATCACCCTGACCTGGCAGTTGAATGGGGAGGACCTGATCCAGGACATGGAGCTTGTGGAGACCAGGCCTGCAGgggatggaaccttccagaagtgggcatctgtgGTGGTGCCTCTTGGGAAGGAGCAGAATTACACATGCCTTGTGGAGCATGAGGGGCTGCCTGAGCCTCTCACTTTGAGATGGG AGCCTCCTTCATCCACTGACTCCAACATGGAATTCAATGTCATTTATGTTGTCCTTGGAGCCGTCTCTGTTGTGGCCATCATTGGAGCTGTGATCATTGGAGCTGTGTTGGCTGTTGTGAGGAAGAGAAACACAG GTGGGAAAGGAGACTACACCCCTGCTCCAG
- the LOC116887410 gene encoding RT1 class I histocompatibility antigen, AA alpha chain-like isoform X2, with protein sequence MGVTAPPLLLLLLAAALARTQTRAGSHSLRYFKTAVSRPGLGEPRFMEVGYVDDTEFVRFDSDAENPRYEPRARWMEQQGPEYWERETQGAKEKEQTFRVNLRTLLGYYNQSEGDSHTLQLMFGCDVGSDGRLLRGYDQFAYDGRDYIALNEDLKTWAAPDVAAQMTRNKWERARYAEKRRANLEGECVESLRRYLELGKETLLRSDPPKAHVTLHSRPEGDVTLRCWALGFYPADITLTWQLNGEDLIQDMELVETRPAGDGTFQKWASVVVPLGKEQNYTCLVEHEGLPEPLTLRWEPPSSTDSNMEFNVIYVVLGAVSVVAIIGAVIIGAVLAVVRKRNTGGKGDYTPAPDRDSSESSNVSLPDCKA encoded by the exons ATGGGGGTGACTGCGCCGCccttgctgctcctgctgctggcgGCCGCCTTGGCCCGGACCCAAACCCGCGCGG GCTCACACTCGCTGCGGTATTTCAAAACCGCCGTGTCCCGGCCCGGCCTCGGGGAGCCCCGGTTCATGGAAGTCGGCTATGTGGACGACACGGAGTTCGTGCGCTTCGACAGTGACGCGGAGAATCCGAGATATGAGCCGCGGGCCCGGTGGATGGAGCAGCAGGGGCCTGAGTATTGGGAGCGGGAGACGCAGGGAGCCAAGGAAAAGGAGCAGACTTTCCGAGTGAACCTGAGGACCCTGCTTGGTTACTACAACCAGAGCGAGGGCG ACTCTCACACACTCCAGTTGATGTTTGGCTGTGACGTGGGGTCGGACGGGAGGCTCCTCCGCGGGTATGATCAGTTCGCCTACGACGGCCGCGATTACATCGCCCTGAACGAAGACCTGAAAACGTGGGCGGCGCCGGACGTGGCGGCGCAGATGACCCGAAACAAGTGGGAGCGGGCTCGTTATGCAGAGAAACGCAGGGCCAATCTGGAAGGAGAGTGTGTGGAGTCGCTCCGCAGATACCTGGAACTCGGGAAGGAGACGCTGCTGCGCTCAG ATCCCCCAAAGGCACATGTGACCCTTCACTCCAGACCTGAAGGTGATGTcaccctgaggtgctgggccctgggcttctaCCCTGCTGACATCACCCTGACCTGGCAGTTGAATGGGGAGGACCTGATCCAGGACATGGAGCTTGTGGAGACCAGGCCTGCAGgggatggaaccttccagaagtgggcatctgtgGTGGTGCCTCTTGGGAAGGAGCAGAATTACACATGCCTTGTGGAGCATGAGGGGCTGCCTGAGCCTCTCACTTTGAGATGGG AGCCTCCTTCATCCACTGACTCCAACATGGAATTCAATGTCATTTATGTTGTCCTTGGAGCCGTCTCTGTTGTGGCCATCATTGGAGCTGTGATCATTGGAGCTGTGTTGGCTGTTGTGAGGAAGAGAAACACAG GTGGGAAAGGAGACTACACCCCTGCTCCAG ACAGGGACAGCTCTGAGAGCTCTAATGTGTCTCTCCCAGATTGTAAAG
- the LOC116887410 gene encoding RT1 class I histocompatibility antigen, AA alpha chain-like isoform X1, producing MGVTAPPLLLLLLAAALARTQTRAGSHSLRYFKTAVSRPGLGEPRFMEVGYVDDTEFVRFDSDAENPRYEPRARWMEQQGPEYWERETQGAKEKEQTFRVNLRTLLGYYNQSEGDSHTLQLMFGCDVGSDGRLLRGYDQFAYDGRDYIALNEDLKTWAAPDVAAQMTRNKWERARYAEKRRANLEGECVESLRRYLELGKETLLRSDPPKAHVTLHSRPEGDVTLRCWALGFYPADITLTWQLNGEDLIQDMELVETRPAGDGTFQKWASVVVPLGKEQNYTCLVEHEGLPEPLTLRWEPPSSTDSNMEFNVIYVVLGAVSVVAIIGAVIIGAVLAVVRKRNTGGKGDYTPAPDRDSSESSNVSLPDCKA from the exons ATGGGGGTGACTGCGCCGCccttgctgctcctgctgctggcgGCCGCCTTGGCCCGGACCCAAACCCGCGCGG GCTCACACTCGCTGCGGTATTTCAAAACCGCCGTGTCCCGGCCCGGCCTCGGGGAGCCCCGGTTCATGGAAGTCGGCTATGTGGACGACACGGAGTTCGTGCGCTTCGACAGTGACGCGGAGAATCCGAGATATGAGCCGCGGGCCCGGTGGATGGAGCAGCAGGGGCCTGAGTATTGGGAGCGGGAGACGCAGGGAGCCAAGGAAAAGGAGCAGACTTTCCGAGTGAACCTGAGGACCCTGCTTGGTTACTACAACCAGAGCGAGGGCG ACTCTCACACACTCCAGTTGATGTTTGGCTGTGACGTGGGGTCGGACGGGAGGCTCCTCCGCGGGTATGATCAGTTCGCCTACGACGGCCGCGATTACATCGCCCTGAACGAAGACCTGAAAACGTGGGCGGCGCCGGACGTGGCGGCGCAGATGACCCGAAACAAGTGGGAGCGGGCTCGTTATGCAGAGAAACGCAGGGCCAATCTGGAAGGAGAGTGTGTGGAGTCGCTCCGCAGATACCTGGAACTCGGGAAGGAGACGCTGCTGCGCTCAG ATCCCCCAAAGGCACATGTGACCCTTCACTCCAGACCTGAAGGTGATGTcaccctgaggtgctgggccctgggcttctaCCCTGCTGACATCACCCTGACCTGGCAGTTGAATGGGGAGGACCTGATCCAGGACATGGAGCTTGTGGAGACCAGGCCTGCAGgggatggaaccttccagaagtgggcatctgtgGTGGTGCCTCTTGGGAAGGAGCAGAATTACACATGCCTTGTGGAGCATGAGGGGCTGCCTGAGCCTCTCACTTTGAGATGGG AGCCTCCTTCATCCACTGACTCCAACATGGAATTCAATGTCATTTATGTTGTCCTTGGAGCCGTCTCTGTTGTGGCCATCATTGGAGCTGTGATCATTGGAGCTGTGTTGGCTGTTGTGAGGAAGAGAAACACAG GTGGGAAAGGAGACTACACCCCTGCTCCAG ACAGGGACAGCTCTGAGAGCTCTAATGTGTCTCTCCCAGATTGTAAAG CATGA
- the LOC116887410 gene encoding RT1 class I histocompatibility antigen, AA alpha chain-like isoform X4 codes for MGVTAPPLLLLLLAAALARTQTRAGSHSLRYFKTAVSRPGLGEPRFMEVGYVDDTEFVRFDSDAENPRYEPRARWMEQQGPEYWERETQGAKEKEQTFRVNLRTLLGYYNQSEGDSHTLQLMFGCDVGSDGRLLRGYDQFAYDGRDYIALNEDLKTWAAPDVAAQMTRNKWERARYAEKRRANLEGECVESLRRYLELGKETLLRSDPPKAHVTLHSRPEGDVTLRCWALGFYPADITLTWQLNGEDLIQDMELVETRPAGDGTFQKWASVVVPLGKEQNYTCLVEHEGLPEPLTLRWEPPSSTDSNMEFNVIYVVLGAVSVVAIIGAVIIGAVLAVVRKRNTGGKGDYTPAPGHL; via the exons ATGGGGGTGACTGCGCCGCccttgctgctcctgctgctggcgGCCGCCTTGGCCCGGACCCAAACCCGCGCGG GCTCACACTCGCTGCGGTATTTCAAAACCGCCGTGTCCCGGCCCGGCCTCGGGGAGCCCCGGTTCATGGAAGTCGGCTATGTGGACGACACGGAGTTCGTGCGCTTCGACAGTGACGCGGAGAATCCGAGATATGAGCCGCGGGCCCGGTGGATGGAGCAGCAGGGGCCTGAGTATTGGGAGCGGGAGACGCAGGGAGCCAAGGAAAAGGAGCAGACTTTCCGAGTGAACCTGAGGACCCTGCTTGGTTACTACAACCAGAGCGAGGGCG ACTCTCACACACTCCAGTTGATGTTTGGCTGTGACGTGGGGTCGGACGGGAGGCTCCTCCGCGGGTATGATCAGTTCGCCTACGACGGCCGCGATTACATCGCCCTGAACGAAGACCTGAAAACGTGGGCGGCGCCGGACGTGGCGGCGCAGATGACCCGAAACAAGTGGGAGCGGGCTCGTTATGCAGAGAAACGCAGGGCCAATCTGGAAGGAGAGTGTGTGGAGTCGCTCCGCAGATACCTGGAACTCGGGAAGGAGACGCTGCTGCGCTCAG ATCCCCCAAAGGCACATGTGACCCTTCACTCCAGACCTGAAGGTGATGTcaccctgaggtgctgggccctgggcttctaCCCTGCTGACATCACCCTGACCTGGCAGTTGAATGGGGAGGACCTGATCCAGGACATGGAGCTTGTGGAGACCAGGCCTGCAGgggatggaaccttccagaagtgggcatctgtgGTGGTGCCTCTTGGGAAGGAGCAGAATTACACATGCCTTGTGGAGCATGAGGGGCTGCCTGAGCCTCTCACTTTGAGATGGG AGCCTCCTTCATCCACTGACTCCAACATGGAATTCAATGTCATTTATGTTGTCCTTGGAGCCGTCTCTGTTGTGGCCATCATTGGAGCTGTGATCATTGGAGCTGTGTTGGCTGTTGTGAGGAAGAGAAACACAG GTGGGAAAGGAGACTACACCCCTGCTCCAG
- the LOC116887410 gene encoding RT1 class I histocompatibility antigen, AA alpha chain-like isoform X5, translating into MGVTAPPLLLLLLAAALARTQTRAGSHSLRYFKTAVSRPGLGEPRFMEVGYVDDTEFVRFDSDAENPRYEPRARWMEQQGPEYWERETQGAKEKEQTFRVNLRTLLGYYNQSEGDSHTLQLMFGCDVGSDGRLLRGYDQFAYDGRDYIALNEDLKTWAAPDVAAQMTRNKWERARYAEKRRANLEGECVESLRRYLELGKETLLRSDPPKAHVTLHSRPEGDVTLRCWALGFYPADITLTWQLNGEDLIQDMELVETRPAGDGTFQKWASVVVPLGKEQNYTCLVEHEGLPEPLTLRWEPPSSTDSNMEFNVIYVVLGAVSVVAIIGAVIIGAVLAVVRKRNTGGKGDYTPAPA; encoded by the exons ATGGGGGTGACTGCGCCGCccttgctgctcctgctgctggcgGCCGCCTTGGCCCGGACCCAAACCCGCGCGG GCTCACACTCGCTGCGGTATTTCAAAACCGCCGTGTCCCGGCCCGGCCTCGGGGAGCCCCGGTTCATGGAAGTCGGCTATGTGGACGACACGGAGTTCGTGCGCTTCGACAGTGACGCGGAGAATCCGAGATATGAGCCGCGGGCCCGGTGGATGGAGCAGCAGGGGCCTGAGTATTGGGAGCGGGAGACGCAGGGAGCCAAGGAAAAGGAGCAGACTTTCCGAGTGAACCTGAGGACCCTGCTTGGTTACTACAACCAGAGCGAGGGCG ACTCTCACACACTCCAGTTGATGTTTGGCTGTGACGTGGGGTCGGACGGGAGGCTCCTCCGCGGGTATGATCAGTTCGCCTACGACGGCCGCGATTACATCGCCCTGAACGAAGACCTGAAAACGTGGGCGGCGCCGGACGTGGCGGCGCAGATGACCCGAAACAAGTGGGAGCGGGCTCGTTATGCAGAGAAACGCAGGGCCAATCTGGAAGGAGAGTGTGTGGAGTCGCTCCGCAGATACCTGGAACTCGGGAAGGAGACGCTGCTGCGCTCAG ATCCCCCAAAGGCACATGTGACCCTTCACTCCAGACCTGAAGGTGATGTcaccctgaggtgctgggccctgggcttctaCCCTGCTGACATCACCCTGACCTGGCAGTTGAATGGGGAGGACCTGATCCAGGACATGGAGCTTGTGGAGACCAGGCCTGCAGgggatggaaccttccagaagtgggcatctgtgGTGGTGCCTCTTGGGAAGGAGCAGAATTACACATGCCTTGTGGAGCATGAGGGGCTGCCTGAGCCTCTCACTTTGAGATGGG AGCCTCCTTCATCCACTGACTCCAACATGGAATTCAATGTCATTTATGTTGTCCTTGGAGCCGTCTCTGTTGTGGCCATCATTGGAGCTGTGATCATTGGAGCTGTGTTGGCTGTTGTGAGGAAGAGAAACACAG GTGGGAAAGGAGACTACACCCCTGCTCCAG CATGA